Proteins from a genomic interval of Paenibacillus sp. FSL H8-0048:
- the resA gene encoding thiol-disulfide oxidoreductase ResA — MGKARKPIQIVILFLIVLLGGYAISSSVFGGDGKPEEGGKAPNFELLGLDGATHTLEEFRGKSVVLNFWGSWCAPCVKEMPALQSQWEKWKDQGVVVLGVNVGEDQMTVDNFVKLVDIDFPVVMDKGRDAVRSYGVSPLPTTFFINTKGRVDSIHIGQLDLSSLDEQIGKLVGP; from the coding sequence ATGGGCAAAGCCAGGAAGCCAATCCAAATCGTGATACTATTTCTAATCGTTCTGCTTGGGGGTTATGCTATCAGCTCCTCTGTGTTCGGGGGAGACGGCAAGCCGGAGGAAGGCGGGAAAGCGCCTAATTTTGAATTGCTTGGGCTGGACGGTGCGACCCATACGCTGGAGGAATTCAGAGGAAAGTCGGTTGTCCTGAACTTCTGGGGCTCCTGGTGCGCACCATGCGTGAAGGAAATGCCCGCGCTCCAGTCACAGTGGGAGAAATGGAAGGACCAGGGTGTTGTAGTCCTGGGTGTGAATGTGGGCGAGGATCAGATGACGGTGGACAATTTCGTGAAGCTCGTGGATATTGATTTTCCGGTTGTGATGGATAAGGGACGCGATGCGGTCCGCAGCTACGGGGTCTCCCCGCTGCCCACCACCTTCTTCATTAATACGAAGGGCAGGGTGGACAGCATTCATATTGGCCAGCTGGATCTGAGTTCGCTTGACGAGCAAATCGGGAAGCTGGTGGGACCATGA
- a CDS encoding ATP-binding protein: MNFWRSLVGKLWITIIFLVAVVLITLGLFLLPYIDSNFTNSGAIKRLFMYTCMIGFSLTTFFALFLFTKITQPMQQVIEAANDIRRGEYGTRLTLVTSDEIGQLATSFNHMAEELEENIRSLNNEKGHLSSVLRSMSDAVITFDIEGRIILTNPHGQTLLETWSDLTWEEEEENGPVPKASASSEVPPPLRPLFLSTLENGGDQRSNVHVRQGVWSVHMAPLYSEDHLRGAVAVLRDVTEEVRLEKMRRDFVANVSHEIRTPLSMMQGYSEALLDGMASSPEESSELVQVIHDESLRMGRLVKDLLDLARMEAGHTDMLKAQVDVGELLERVYRKFSVRAKERDIMLELKRPEQELLLGAADEDKLEQVLTNLLDNAFRHTPADRRISILAGTVVLEGRSLVEIAIRDQGAGINPEDLPFIFERFYKADKARLRGESGGTGLGLAIVKNIVESHHGSIYATSKLGEGTTFTLRLPVEKQ; encoded by the coding sequence GTGAACTTCTGGAGAAGCCTTGTCGGTAAGCTGTGGATCACGATCATCTTTCTGGTTGCTGTCGTGCTCATTACACTCGGGCTGTTCCTGCTGCCTTACATCGACAGTAATTTCACCAACTCCGGGGCAATCAAGCGCTTGTTCATGTATACGTGCATGATCGGGTTCTCTTTGACCACCTTCTTTGCCCTGTTCCTGTTCACGAAGATCACTCAGCCGATGCAGCAGGTTATTGAAGCAGCGAATGACATCCGCCGCGGCGAATATGGAACAAGACTGACCCTGGTTACGAGCGATGAGATCGGCCAGCTCGCGACATCGTTTAACCACATGGCGGAAGAGCTGGAAGAGAATATACGCAGTCTGAATAATGAAAAAGGGCATTTATCCAGTGTCCTGCGCAGCATGAGCGATGCGGTGATCACCTTCGATATCGAAGGCCGGATCATCCTCACCAATCCGCATGGCCAGACCCTCCTCGAAACGTGGAGTGATCTTACCTGGGAGGAGGAAGAGGAAAACGGACCTGTTCCGAAGGCCTCTGCTTCCAGCGAGGTCCCGCCGCCGCTGCGTCCACTATTCCTCAGCACCCTTGAGAACGGTGGCGATCAGCGCTCCAATGTACATGTCCGGCAGGGGGTATGGTCGGTGCACATGGCACCGCTCTATTCGGAAGATCATCTGCGCGGAGCCGTTGCTGTTCTTCGTGATGTGACGGAAGAGGTGCGGCTGGAGAAGATGCGGCGGGATTTCGTGGCGAATGTATCCCATGAGATCCGCACCCCGCTCTCGATGATGCAGGGCTATAGTGAAGCGCTGCTGGACGGAATGGCCTCCTCACCGGAGGAGAGCAGTGAGCTGGTTCAGGTCATTCATGATGAATCCTTGCGTATGGGCCGTCTGGTGAAGGATCTGCTGGACCTGGCGCGTATGGAAGCAGGACATACGGATATGCTTAAGGCTCAGGTTGATGTGGGAGAATTGCTGGAGCGGGTATACCGCAAATTCTCCGTCAGAGCCAAGGAGCGGGATATTATGCTTGAACTGAAGCGCCCGGAGCAGGAGCTGCTGCTGGGAGCTGCCGATGAAGACAAGCTGGAGCAGGTGCTAACCAATCTGCTGGATAATGCCTTCCGCCATACTCCGGCTGACCGGAGAATCTCCATTCTGGCAGGCACAGTAGTGCTGGAAGGCAGAAGTCTGGTGGAGATCGCGATCAGAGATCAAGGGGCCGGAATCAATCCTGAGGATCTGCCGTTTATCTTCGAACGCTTCTACAAAGCCGACAAGGCCCGCCTGCGGGGAGAATCGGGCGGTACGGGGCTGGGGCTGGCAATCGTGAAGAATATCGTCGAATCGCATCACGGCAGTATTTATGCCACCAGCAAGCTGGGAGAAGGCACCACGTTTACCCTGCGGCTTCCTGTCGAAAAACAGTAA
- a CDS encoding response regulator transcription factor encodes MAEHLNRILVVDDEERIRRLLKMYLEKEGYEIDEAEDGEIALRKATANDYGLILLDVMLPGIDGIEVLTRLRGVKSTPVLMLTAKGEEINRVQGFEMGADDYVVKPFSPREVIYRVKAIMRRSSATAFLSKESNSSNNIVFPFLIIEHDAHRVSAGGQEVSLTPKEYELLHYLAISPDKVFSREELLKDVWNYEFFGDLRTVDTHVKRLREKLNKVSPESAAMITTVWGVGYKLEVPK; translated from the coding sequence ATGGCTGAGCACTTGAATAGAATTCTGGTAGTGGATGACGAAGAACGCATCCGCCGCCTGCTCAAAATGTATCTTGAAAAAGAAGGCTATGAGATTGATGAGGCGGAGGACGGGGAAATCGCCCTGCGCAAAGCAACCGCCAATGACTACGGTCTGATTCTGCTGGATGTGATGCTGCCCGGTATTGACGGGATTGAAGTGCTGACCCGGCTCAGAGGCGTGAAATCCACACCGGTCCTGATGCTTACTGCTAAGGGCGAGGAGATCAACCGGGTTCAGGGCTTTGAGATGGGAGCAGACGATTATGTCGTCAAGCCGTTCAGTCCGCGTGAGGTGATCTACCGGGTGAAGGCGATCATGCGCCGTTCTTCCGCAACAGCATTTTTGTCCAAAGAGAGTAATTCAAGCAACAATATCGTGTTCCCGTTCCTTATTATTGAGCATGATGCACACCGCGTAAGCGCAGGGGGCCAAGAGGTAAGTCTGACGCCCAAGGAATACGAGCTGCTGCATTATCTGGCCATCTCACCGGACAAGGTATTCTCGCGTGAGGAGCTGCTGAAGGATGTATGGAATTACGAATTCTTCGGAGATCTCCGCACCGTGGATACCCATGTCAAGCGTCTGCGTGAAAAACTGAATAAGGTATCCCCGGAATCGGCAGCGATGATTACAACGGTATGGGGAGTAGGCTATAAGCTTGAGGTGCCTAAATAA
- the ccsA gene encoding cytochrome c biogenesis protein CcsA, translating to MSLLDFSSDVFIAAFLLYSGAFMLFTIAIMGRKWSGRKPEEHTARWGRIAFITSSLGLICHLAYFVTRWMGAGHIPVSNMYEFMTFLSMMVMVAFTVIFAIYRKIILGVFAVPISIVVMAYAAVFPQEVQPLIPSLKSIYLNIHVTLAALGESFFAVGFAAGLMYLLRTVKFDSKERSDRKQQRLVEFTLFSIIVIIGFLGSVFAFRGAGYESVFVRSNVTIDSPGQEDSTIEKVSYKMPPIVAPYHSEIESFQPFLGLQKPLFQAPSWMNGVNAGRKFNTVIWSLLSGLLLYGILRLAVRKPLGKALHPVLDGIDENDLDEITYRAIAIGFPIFTLGALIFAMIWAEVAWGRFWGWDPKEVWALVTWLFYSAYLHLRLARGWQGRKSAWLAVLGFLIVMFTLVGVNLVIAGLHSYAGTD from the coding sequence ATGAGCTTGCTCGATTTCAGCAGTGACGTCTTTATAGCCGCATTTCTTTTATACAGCGGTGCCTTCATGTTGTTCACCATTGCCATTATGGGCCGCAAATGGTCGGGCAGGAAGCCGGAGGAGCATACGGCACGGTGGGGGCGGATTGCTTTTATCACCTCTTCACTCGGGCTGATCTGCCATCTGGCCTACTTCGTTACCCGCTGGATGGGGGCCGGTCATATTCCGGTCAGCAATATGTATGAGTTCATGACCTTCCTATCGATGATGGTGATGGTTGCCTTTACGGTGATCTTTGCCATCTACCGCAAGATAATTCTCGGGGTATTCGCGGTCCCAATCTCCATTGTTGTGATGGCCTATGCAGCTGTATTTCCGCAGGAAGTGCAGCCGCTCATTCCTTCGCTCAAATCAATCTATCTGAATATTCATGTCACGCTTGCTGCGCTCGGGGAGTCCTTCTTCGCCGTAGGCTTTGCCGCCGGACTGATGTATCTGCTGCGGACAGTGAAGTTTGACAGCAAGGAACGCAGTGACCGCAAGCAGCAGCGGCTGGTCGAATTTACTCTGTTCTCGATCATTGTTATAATTGGGTTTCTTGGATCTGTATTTGCCTTCCGCGGCGCGGGCTATGAATCTGTTTTTGTCCGTTCGAACGTTACGATTGACAGCCCCGGGCAGGAAGATAGTACAATAGAGAAAGTGAGTTATAAAATGCCGCCGATTGTGGCACCTTACCATAGCGAAATTGAGAGCTTCCAGCCGTTTCTTGGGCTTCAGAAGCCTTTGTTTCAAGCACCTTCCTGGATGAATGGTGTCAATGCAGGGCGCAAGTTCAACACTGTGATCTGGTCACTGCTGTCCGGACTGCTGCTGTATGGCATTCTTCGGCTGGCCGTACGTAAGCCGCTTGGGAAGGCTCTTCATCCGGTGCTTGATGGAATCGATGAGAATGACCTGGATGAGATTACCTACAGGGCAATCGCCATCGGGTTCCCGATTTTCACACTGGGGGCTTTGATTTTTGCAATGATATGGGCTGAGGTGGCTTGGGGCAGATTCTGGGGATGGGACCCCAAGGAAGTCTGGGCACTCGTCACCTGGCTGTTCTACAGTGCGTATCTCCATTTGCGGCTGGCCCGCGGATGGCAGGGACGCAAATCCGCTTGGCTCGCTGTACTCGGCTTTCTAATCGTAATGTTTACCCTGGTCGGTGTTAACCTGGTTATCGCCGGACTTCATTCATATGCGGGAACGGACTGA
- a CDS encoding 3-oxoacyl-[acyl-carrier-protein] synthase III C-terminal domain-containing protein, with amino-acid sequence MAGIRIKDIDIYHPDKRIGNEFFIQHFDDKGIDIRGLLATLGRENRYSIDSPDENSLTMAFEAASNVLEKTGLTGPDIDLIAYASQTPEYIFPTNSLMIHRLINGASHTICIDSNANCAGMTASVEQVSRQMMANPRIRRALVIGSDYVAPHADKNDPVYYANFGDAAAAVILERDEHSVGFIDSIYQTDTCVYGNSLFPAEGLAKLGRTGVAAGEFNVKFIPFDDSICVDAASESINTLLSNNGIAPESVKAACFSQLSLPNIQAVSGKTGINPEAAVYIGDEFGYTSTSSPFIALHKAVTTGQLERGDKVLFWTVGAGWQNVAFVMEY; translated from the coding sequence ATGGCAGGGATTCGCATTAAGGACATTGATATCTACCATCCGGACAAAAGAATCGGCAATGAGTTTTTCATTCAGCATTTTGATGACAAAGGTATTGATATCCGCGGACTGTTGGCCACTCTGGGCCGTGAAAACCGCTACAGCATCGACAGCCCGGATGAGAACTCCCTGACAATGGCTTTTGAAGCCGCAAGTAATGTTCTGGAGAAGACCGGTCTTACCGGCCCTGACATTGACCTGATCGCTTATGCAAGCCAGACCCCTGAATATATATTTCCTACGAACTCATTGATGATCCACCGCCTGATTAACGGGGCTTCGCATACCATCTGTATTGACAGCAATGCCAACTGTGCCGGAATGACTGCCTCGGTTGAGCAGGTCAGCCGCCAGATGATGGCGAACCCGAGAATTCGCCGCGCCCTGGTCATCGGCTCCGATTACGTGGCGCCGCATGCGGACAAGAATGATCCCGTGTATTACGCGAACTTTGGTGATGCCGCTGCTGCGGTCATTCTGGAGCGCGATGAGCATTCGGTCGGCTTCATTGACTCGATCTACCAGACTGACACCTGCGTGTACGGCAACTCTTTGTTCCCGGCAGAAGGTCTGGCTAAGCTTGGACGCACCGGTGTTGCTGCAGGAGAGTTCAATGTGAAGTTCATTCCGTTCGATGATTCCATCTGTGTGGATGCCGCTTCTGAATCGATTAACACTCTGCTTAGCAACAACGGGATAGCCCCTGAATCGGTTAAGGCCGCCTGCTTCTCTCAGCTGTCTCTTCCGAACATCCAGGCTGTTTCCGGCAAAACCGGTATTAACCCTGAGGCCGCAGTCTACATAGGCGATGAGTTCGGCTATACCTCGACCAGCAGCCCGTTCATTGCCCTTCACAAAGCCGTCACTACCGGGCAGCTTGAACGTGGAGACAAGGTCCTGTTCTGGACCGTTGGCGCCGGATGGCAGAATGTCGCATTTGTAATGGAGTACTAA
- the resB gene encoding cytochrome c biogenesis protein ResB, whose protein sequence is MSKREPLISNTKCECGHQNPVGTVLCEACGKPLDEKEENASGNLEMRYDGVARRSQRVSPGVIDKVWNFFSSVKIAIYLIVLTLLGAMLGTIFPQESTFLNIDASTYYEQTYGTAGNIYYRLGLSHTYESWWFVTLLVMIGASLVICSLDRVLPLYKALTRQKIRKHRQFLTRQKLTLITEVEGEPEEWVARIVQPLKKKGYRVRTEGGALLAEKHRFSRWGPYVIHIGLIIFLLAVLARGLPGLNMDQHLAFPQGEAVRIPDTSMYLKNEKFTVEFYSEEEMPEEFRGKKVLPKLYETKAVLYECTADCSDPSKEPQLAEVARHDIQVNSPLSYQGMKAYQFDYDLTPVLRSVQPDLVNASTGESYGKFRLDMKNPQRSFKAGPYTLELKEKYMDFGLNEEGRPVSTSPYPNAPAFLFLIRGPDLPAEGQQYFYFPKQVDKERFQQSAINDKLGGGTRFLELEVGSMTDVDFSESTTYLNVRVDRAMPFVWIGAGIVMLGLILGFYWQHRRIWLIVEGGQLVLGGHTNKNWFGFRRELVSILEQIDMTVDDKSLDNGGGMA, encoded by the coding sequence ATGAGTAAGCGAGAGCCGCTGATCAGCAACACCAAATGTGAATGCGGTCACCAGAATCCGGTAGGCACGGTTCTCTGTGAAGCCTGCGGCAAGCCGCTGGATGAGAAGGAAGAGAACGCCTCGGGGAACCTGGAGATGCGCTACGATGGGGTGGCCCGCCGTTCACAGCGGGTAAGTCCGGGAGTGATCGATAAGGTCTGGAACTTTTTTTCCTCAGTCAAAATAGCCATTTACCTGATTGTGCTGACGCTGCTGGGTGCGATGCTCGGTACGATTTTTCCGCAAGAAAGCACCTTTCTGAATATTGACGCTTCAACCTATTATGAACAAACGTATGGAACAGCCGGGAATATATATTATAGACTCGGCCTTTCGCATACCTATGAATCCTGGTGGTTCGTGACGCTGCTGGTCATGATCGGAGCTTCTCTGGTCATCTGCAGCCTGGACCGCGTGCTTCCGCTCTACAAGGCGTTAACCCGTCAGAAGATCCGTAAGCACCGCCAGTTCCTTACCCGTCAAAAGCTCACGCTGATTACAGAGGTGGAGGGTGAGCCGGAGGAATGGGTGGCACGGATCGTTCAGCCGCTTAAGAAGAAAGGGTACCGCGTGCGGACGGAGGGAGGCGCATTACTGGCCGAAAAACACCGTTTCAGCCGCTGGGGACCTTATGTAATACATATTGGCCTGATTATATTTTTGCTTGCTGTGCTTGCGAGGGGACTTCCGGGTCTGAATATGGATCAGCATCTTGCCTTCCCGCAGGGAGAGGCAGTACGGATACCGGACACCAGCATGTACCTGAAGAATGAGAAGTTCACAGTAGAATTCTATAGTGAAGAAGAGATGCCCGAGGAATTCCGGGGCAAGAAGGTCCTCCCTAAGCTCTACGAGACCAAGGCGGTTCTATATGAATGTACAGCGGACTGCAGCGATCCCTCCAAGGAGCCTCAGCTTGCGGAAGTTGCCCGGCATGACATTCAGGTGAATTCTCCGCTGAGCTACCAAGGAATGAAAGCGTATCAGTTTGACTATGATCTTACGCCTGTTCTGCGTTCCGTGCAGCCTGATCTCGTCAATGCTTCAACCGGTGAGAGCTACGGCAAGTTCAGACTGGATATGAAGAATCCGCAGCGCAGCTTCAAGGCGGGACCCTACACCCTTGAGCTAAAGGAGAAGTATATGGATTTCGGATTGAATGAGGAAGGCCGTCCGGTCTCTACCTCCCCTTATCCGAACGCTCCGGCGTTTCTCTTCCTGATCCGTGGTCCGGATCTGCCGGCAGAGGGGCAGCAATATTTCTATTTCCCGAAGCAGGTGGACAAGGAGCGCTTCCAGCAGTCTGCGATCAACGACAAGCTTGGAGGCGGCACACGGTTTCTGGAGCTTGAGGTGGGCAGTATGACGGATGTGGATTTCTCGGAATCCACCACCTATCTCAATGTCCGTGTAGACCGGGCAATGCCGTTTGTCTGGATTGGTGCGGGTATTGTCATGCTGGGGCTGATTCTCGGCTTCTATTGGCAGCACAGACGCATCTGGCTGATCGTTGAGGGCGGACAGCTGGTGCTTGGAGGCCATACGAACAAGAACTGGTTCGGCTTCCGCCGTGAGCTCGTTTCTATTCTGGAGCAGATAGACATGACAGTCGATGACAAATCATTGGACAACGGAGGAGGCATGGCATGA
- the glpK gene encoding glycerol kinase GlpK, with product MILSLDQGTTSSRAILFDAEAEVISQGQYEIKQSFPRPGWVEHDPEQIWESQLAAARDAIAASSEPADHITAIGITNQRETALIWDKITGEPIYPAIVWQDRRTADQCEELKSRGMAGVIADKTGLVIDAYFSATKLAWILDHVPGARERAGKGELLAGTIDTWLIWKLTGGAVHATDVTNASRTMMYNLHERQWDEELMDTLRIPPSILPEVRMSGGDFGVCDQQWFGLEIPIRSVLGDQQAALFGHTCLEAGSAKNTYGTGCFILMNTGTEAVASSHGLLTTVAWGMGDDLYYALEGSVFVAGAAVQWLQEGLGLIVAPADSEEKASEVEESEGVVVVPAFTGLGAPYWDMYARGAIFGLTRGTTSAHLVRATLESLAFQSRDVIDAMQKDAGMPLTGLRVDGGAVRNNLLMQFQADILGSEVTRTTYAETTALGAALLAGLTSGVWTREQLESFNTAEKVFSPQMEPEERERRYGAWQDAVSRTMGWEKHEGNHEGRL from the coding sequence ATGATTTTATCCTTGGACCAAGGTACTACCAGCTCACGGGCAATTCTCTTCGATGCAGAGGCGGAAGTGATCTCGCAGGGACAATATGAGATCAAGCAATCCTTTCCCCGCCCGGGCTGGGTTGAGCATGACCCGGAGCAGATCTGGGAGAGTCAGCTTGCCGCAGCCAGAGATGCCATTGCAGCAAGCTCTGAACCGGCTGATCACATAACAGCTATCGGCATTACCAACCAGCGGGAGACGGCTCTCATTTGGGATAAAATTACAGGTGAGCCGATCTACCCGGCAATTGTCTGGCAGGACCGGCGGACAGCAGATCAATGTGAGGAGCTGAAGTCACGCGGGATGGCCGGAGTCATTGCGGATAAGACAGGGCTGGTCATTGACGCGTATTTCTCGGCGACTAAGCTGGCGTGGATTCTGGATCATGTACCGGGAGCAAGGGAGCGTGCTGGCAAAGGAGAGCTCCTGGCAGGGACGATAGATACCTGGCTGATCTGGAAGCTGACCGGAGGCGCCGTACACGCTACAGACGTTACCAACGCTTCAAGAACGATGATGTATAACCTGCATGAGCGTCAGTGGGATGAAGAGCTGATGGACACGCTGCGCATTCCGCCGTCCATTCTGCCGGAGGTGAGGATGTCGGGCGGAGATTTCGGTGTCTGTGACCAGCAGTGGTTCGGTCTGGAGATTCCTATCCGGTCGGTGCTGGGGGATCAGCAGGCGGCACTCTTTGGCCATACCTGCCTGGAAGCCGGCAGTGCCAAGAATACCTATGGAACCGGCTGCTTCATCCTCATGAATACAGGCACTGAAGCTGTGGCCTCCAGCCACGGCCTGTTGACCACGGTAGCCTGGGGTATGGGCGATGATCTCTATTATGCGCTGGAGGGCAGTGTGTTTGTCGCTGGAGCGGCTGTGCAGTGGCTGCAAGAGGGGCTGGGGTTGATTGTTGCGCCTGCTGACTCGGAAGAGAAGGCCAGTGAAGTGGAGGAGAGTGAAGGGGTTGTGGTGGTACCGGCCTTTACCGGACTGGGTGCGCCTTACTGGGATATGTATGCGCGTGGCGCCATATTCGGCTTGACGCGAGGCACCACCTCTGCCCATCTGGTAAGGGCGACGCTGGAATCCCTGGCCTTCCAGTCCCGTGATGTCATCGATGCCATGCAAAAGGACGCCGGCATGCCGCTCACCGGCCTGAGAGTGGACGGTGGTGCGGTGCGCAACAATCTGCTCATGCAGTTCCAGGCCGATATTCTGGGCAGCGAGGTGACACGTACAACCTATGCGGAGACTACAGCGCTTGGCGCTGCGCTGCTCGCCGGGCTCACCTCCGGGGTATGGACCCGTGAGCAGCTGGAGAGCTTCAACACCGCTGAGAAGGTCTTCTCGCCGCAGATGGAGCCGGAAGAGCGGGAACGCAGATACGGCGCCTGGCAGGACGCTGTGTCGCGTACGATGGGCTGGGAGAAGCATGAGGGCAACCACGAAGGCAGACTTTAG
- a CDS encoding thiamine pyrophosphate-binding protein has protein sequence MDVLKTVADYMAEALRNLGVTHSFGIIGKSICPIALKMVDYGIEFIPGRHESSSGFAAGGYALKTGSLGVAFGTSGPGGTNLLTAAAHAKANNLPVLFITGHQSIKELGIPQCQDSTSYLADLADMFRPATLFSKLVERGDHFSTIFNHALSIALGDRKGPVHLCIPFEVQTERLAECRIVLPQREGLVSYQNYDRVISAINQSARPLIIAGKGVNRSGAHQELVQLAETFNIPVVTSPGGKGAIAYDHPLYHGPVGVGGSSHGDELLNNSDLFIVLGSRLSDMTICNLKPENHPQQLIQFDVDPTFVGKILTSSTIAVGGDLRDNLALYLQKLDPSTVTKHEITISNDYNDELPVLAGLSLASVMSTMSELIPYNSSVFVDDGSHGFNAVKWFNVRRPGSFIFDAYFACMGNSIGMAIGAKAASPGETVFCITGDGCFMMLGAEINTAVCKDIPVIFIVVNNMQLDMALKGMEKTTGRIDGTIFEVPMDAVKFAESLGAAGFRCETQEEFAAAIREAIALNKTSVIELLTDRDEMPPTAHRTLDLT, from the coding sequence GTGGATGTTCTGAAGACAGTTGCAGATTATATGGCGGAAGCTTTACGCAATCTGGGAGTCACTCATTCTTTTGGTATCATAGGCAAGTCTATTTGCCCCATCGCTTTGAAAATGGTCGACTATGGCATAGAGTTCATCCCCGGCCGGCACGAATCCAGCTCCGGCTTCGCCGCCGGCGGTTACGCTCTAAAGACCGGCAGCCTCGGGGTAGCCTTCGGCACCTCCGGTCCGGGCGGAACGAATCTGCTCACCGCAGCAGCGCATGCCAAGGCCAATAATCTTCCCGTCCTCTTCATCACCGGCCATCAGTCCATCAAGGAGCTGGGCATTCCCCAATGTCAGGATTCCACTTCCTATCTGGCTGATTTGGCGGATATGTTCCGGCCGGCCACCCTCTTCAGCAAGCTCGTAGAACGCGGCGATCACTTCAGCACGATTTTCAACCATGCCCTATCCATCGCCCTCGGTGACCGGAAAGGTCCGGTCCATCTCTGCATTCCGTTTGAGGTGCAGACAGAGCGGCTCGCGGAATGCCGGATTGTTCTGCCGCAGCGCGAGGGACTGGTCAGTTATCAGAACTATGACCGGGTCATCTCGGCGATTAATCAATCCGCCCGCCCTCTGATCATTGCCGGTAAAGGCGTTAACCGCTCCGGGGCGCATCAGGAACTGGTGCAGTTGGCCGAAACCTTCAACATTCCTGTAGTCACCTCTCCAGGCGGCAAAGGCGCCATAGCTTATGATCACCCTCTCTATCACGGTCCTGTCGGTGTTGGAGGCTCGTCGCACGGCGATGAATTGCTGAACAACAGCGACCTGTTCATTGTTCTGGGCTCCCGTCTCAGCGACATGACCATCTGCAACCTGAAGCCGGAGAATCATCCGCAGCAGCTGATTCAGTTCGACGTAGATCCAACCTTTGTCGGCAAAATCCTCACCTCGTCCACCATCGCTGTCGGCGGAGACTTAAGGGACAACCTGGCGCTGTATCTTCAGAAGCTGGACCCCTCAACAGTCACCAAGCATGAAATTACTATCTCCAATGATTACAATGACGAGCTGCCCGTGCTGGCGGGACTATCTCTGGCTTCGGTAATGAGCACGATGAGCGAACTAATCCCCTACAACAGCAGCGTGTTCGTAGATGATGGCAGCCATGGCTTCAATGCGGTGAAATGGTTCAATGTCCGCAGGCCCGGCAGCTTCATATTCGATGCCTACTTTGCCTGCATGGGCAATTCAATTGGCATGGCCATCGGCGCCAAGGCAGCCTCTCCCGGGGAGACCGTCTTCTGTATAACCGGTGACGGCTGTTTTATGATGCTAGGAGCTGAAATAAACACGGCCGTTTGCAAGGATATTCCGGTGATTTTCATCGTGGTGAACAATATGCAGCTGGATATGGCGCTCAAGGGCATGGAGAAAACGACCGGCCGGATTGACGGTACGATCTTCGAGGTTCCGATGGATGCTGTGAAATTCGCCGAATCGCTGGGTGCAGCCGGCTTCCGCTGTGAGACGCAGGAGGAGTTCGCCGCCGCAATCCGCGAGGCTATCGCACTTAACAAGACCTCTGTCATTGAGCTGCTGACTGACCGTGATGAGATGCCTCCTACGGCTCACCGCACGCTGGATCTTACGTAA
- a CDS encoding carboxymuconolactone decarboxylase family protein: MNKNSGLEHFTDLSGDYGAKALAPIKEHFPELAEYIMGNAYGDIFQRTTIGSDWKEIAVISSLITMGQYEQLGVHYVMALRVGMTVDQIKGVLLHLTPCVGAPRVISAFNVLLDTLEEIKEKSS, from the coding sequence ATGAACAAGAACAGCGGACTCGAACATTTCACTGATCTCTCAGGAGATTACGGGGCCAAAGCCCTGGCTCCGATTAAAGAGCATTTTCCGGAATTAGCCGAGTATATTATGGGCAATGCCTATGGTGATATTTTTCAGCGGACCACGATTGGCTCTGACTGGAAGGAGATCGCGGTGATCTCGTCTCTGATTACGATGGGGCAATATGAGCAGCTAGGGGTTCATTATGTAATGGCACTTCGCGTTGGCATGACCGTCGATCAGATTAAGGGGGTGCTGCTGCATCTCACTCCTTGCGTTGGTGCCCCCCGGGTGATTTCGGCCTTTAATGTGCTGCTGGATACCCTGGAAGAGATTAAAGAAAAATCTTCATAA